One Plasmodium coatneyi strain Hackeri chromosome 14, complete sequence genomic window carries:
- a CDS encoding Polyadenylate-binding protein, whose protein sequence is MLATGTNIMHPSFSTASLYVGDLNEDVTEAVLYEIFNTVGHVSSIRVCRDSVTRKSLGYAYVNYHNLADAERALDTLNYTNIKGQPARLMWSHRDPSLRKSGAGNIFVKNLDKSIDNKALFDTFSMFGNILSCKVATDEFGKSKSYGFVHYEDEESAKEAIEKVNGIQLGSKNVYVGHFIKRSERATNDTKFTNLYVKNFPDSVTEAHLKQLFSPYGEITSMIVKTDNKNRKFCFINYADSESAKNAMENLNGKKITDDGQIDHTYDAKKEEAESGSAGINGGAGNASADANGAEVEGGKAAVDAKGDNKAATAGEAGKSGEETEGAANTTAATSESAKAKEGNNDESDDKANEASGATSTDAAANAKEDAGNSAGANAAAQGESTNAISKKESGSENADSPNILYVGPHQSRARRHAILKAKFDNLNMESKNKHQGVNLYIKNLDDAIDDQTLKELFEPYGTITSAKVMRDDKEQSKGFGFVCFAQQEEANKAVTEMHLKIINGKPLYVGLAEKREQRLSRLQQRFRMHPIRHHMNNALNSPMQYPNPQSPQMQFNQNTLNYGRPVLTPFNQNNLISWRHQQAAQQQVVHQQAAQQQLNFNANLRGQMNQMRFYAQGGANMMNNSMNQNKVNSQLHPGHQYPNALGQANPQQQNMNAPGQHNNNQPMQQQPGNNQMLNNNMRNMNNRAGRNMGGGNMGNMPNQKQIPLNMVGKQNTAQANQMNHQGPPPPQQQTQQPSQQQQTQQKAAQQMQQQVPPNGNFKFTSQARNRMEMPNKNANKVNPINNMNVNFNNNSTLTAAALASAPPSMQKQVLGENLFPLVANYHPTLAGKITGMMLEMDNSELLILLENEEQLKKKIDEALVVLQKAK, encoded by the coding sequence ATGCTGGCCACTGGAACGAATATTATGCACCCAAGTTTTTCCACCGCCTCCCTGTATGTAGGGGACCTAAATGAGGACGTGACCGAGGCAGTCCTGTACGAAATTTTCAACACCGTTGGACATGTGTCATCCATAAGAGTATGTCGAGACAGCGTGACAAGAAAATCACTTGGTTACGCATATGTGAATTACCACAACTTAGCAGACGCGGAAAGAGCATTGGACACATTAAACTATACAAACATTAAGGGACAGCCAGCTAGACTCATGTGGAGTCACAGAGATCCATCTTTGAGAAAAAGTGGTGCAGGTAATATCTTCGTGAAAAATCTAGACAAGTCTATAGATAATAAGGCGCTATTTGATACGTTCAGCATGTTTGGAAATATTCTCTCATGTAAAGTTGCAACGGATGAATTTGGAAAGAGCAAAAGCTATGGGTTCGTTCACTATGAGGATGAGGAGAGTGCAAAGGAAGCCATCGAAAAGGTGAATGGAATTCAGCTAGGATCGAagaatgtatatgtaggCCATTTTATAAAAAGGTCGGAGAGAGCTACAAACGATACTAAATTTACGAACCTGTATGTGAAGAATTTCCCAGACAGTGTTACTGAGGCACATTTGAAGCAGCTCTTTAGTCCATATGGAGAAATTACGTCCATGATTGTGAAGACGGATAATAAGAATAGGAAATTTTGCTTCATCAATTATGCTGATTCGGAGAGTGCAAAAAATGCTATGGAAAATCTGAACGGAAAGAAGATCACCGATGATGGGCAGATAGATCATACCTACGAtgcgaaaaaggaagaagcagagaGTGGAAGTGCAGGTATAAATGGCGGGGCTGGCAACGCTAGTGCGGACGCTAATGGGGCAGAAGTTGAAGGCGGTAAAGCAGCAGTAGATGCGAAGGGGGACAACAAAGCTGCTACCGCTGGTGAGGCTGGCAAAAGTGGAGAAGAAACTGAAGGAGCAGCTAACACCACCGCAGCAACGTCAGAATCCGCCAAGGCAAAAGAAGGCAACAATGACGAATCTGACGATAAGGCCAATGAAGCATCAGGGGCCACTTCCACAGATGCAGCTGCCAACGCGAAGGAAGACGCAGGAAATAGCGCTGGAGCAAATGCAGCCGCACAAGGAGAAAGCACAAATGCAATtagtaaaaaggaaagtggtTCAGAGAACGCAGACAGTCCTAACATCCTATATGTAGGACCTCATCAGTCGAGAGCCAGAAGACATGCCATTCTGAAGGCCAAATTTGATAACCTCAACATggaaagtaaaaacaaacaCCAGGGTGTAAAtctgtatataaaaaatttggacGATGCGATTGACGACCAAACATTGAAGGAACTGTTTGAACCATATGGCACCATAACCTCAGCAAAGGTCATGAGAGACGACAAGGAACAAAGCAAAGGGTTCGGTTTTGTCTGCTTCGCACaacaagaagaagcaaacaaagCAGTAACAGAAATGCACCTGAAAATCATCAATGGAAAACCCCTATACGTTGGTTTGGCAGAAAAGAGAGAACAAAGATTATCTAGACTACAACAACGATTCCGCATGCACCCCATAAGGCACCACATGAATAATGCATTAAATTCTCCCATGCAATACCCAAACCCACAGTCCCCACAGATGCAGTTTAATCAGAACACTTTAAATTATGGTAGACCTGTTTTAACTCCATTTAACCAGAATAACCTCATTTCCTGGAGACATCAACAAGCGGCACAACAACAAGTGGTTCACCAACAGGCAGCTCAACAGCAACTAAATTTCAATGCGAATTTAAGAGGACAGATGAACCAAATGAGATTCTACGCACAAGGAGGAGCCAACATGATGAATAACAGTATGAATCAGAATAAGGTTAACTCCCAACTGCACCCAGGACACCAATATCCGAACGCACTAGGACAAGCAAatccacaacaacagaatatGAACGCACCAGGacaacacaacaacaaccaacCGATGCAACAACAGCCTGGAAACAATCAAATGTTGAACAATAATATGAGGAACATGAACAACAGAGCGGGTAGAAATATGGGAGGAGGAAATATGGGAAACATGCCAAACCAGAAACAGATACCTCTCAACATGGTAGGTAAGCAGAACACTGCTCAGGCCAACCAGATGAACCACCAGGGACCACCtccaccacaacaacagacgCAACAACCatcacaacaacaacagacacAACAGAAGGCGGCCCAACAAATGCAACAACAGGTACCTCCAAATGGAAACTTCAAATTCACATCACAAGCAAGAAACCGTATGGAAATGCCaaacaaaaatgcaaataaaGTGAACCCAATTAATAACATGAACGTGAACTTTAACAACAACTCGACTTTAACTGCTGCTGCGTTGGCGTCTGCACCTCCCTCCATGCAGAAGCAAGTTTTGGGAGAAAACTTATTCCCCCTGGTTGCAAACTACCACCCAACTTTAGCTGGAAAAATCACGGGAATGATGTTGGAGATGGACAACTCCGAGCTGCTAATTTTGCTGGAAAATGAGGAGCagctgaagaagaaaattgaCGAGGCGCTTGTCGTGCTGCAGAAGGCCAAGTAG
- a CDS encoding SICA antigen, whose translation MASKKGEDKEFGPLKDRWLRENGYDGNNRKAVETKLYNAIVPWVNAFVKGMNNDGSSGLAGQLCEEMKGQNKISTDDEKKVCNFIAQNLWKIQNIRGSKCNEENVNKEMEEYVYCTIMTLWSTLYLSSHCDKENVISTIFKEMKNMNEQLNTVGTLSALSPGTQCEGCTYGNLEQMEVNTIKMLGYIQFAMKKNTDVMELINKEPRKPCPTQNNSVSGVGHSDKSSGVGAGNSADREPEGKKMSKADFKFITNLLVQWIKAKGIDKLDNFKDEIWKKLDEIFRDMMENIGENTETENTFCGMEEDNGIGGLKGSVEKELCKILIQIFFWINGLELKYQRKNNVGWQWKPKEWKKRESEQEKELQAYLRCLVGHVTLMRMLGMHCALDKVAEHVGQAVDSYINFVEEGDQYGKCKNVDVSSVRMGGRLIWEQLEQWINTYSRPYNATKGLQAVSKMNTALHRIKKKGETNCPKGIESKADTLELLGIHGGDKEPDIRKDTETWKKNALGEILKEADRNKEDVDGFQKKMESINDNLQQNFQESKNKGAEQLGRSEDDSELPPPPIQSSQNDDCTNKGDLCTRVNCVTKKWGINRGQDPTWNNMENDINNIATEMFKEISTNSTKMKSYCADKKTETDSRRVTAPEIKACHYITAGLQHIYDIEIDPSDLNNGDKTKTAEQKKKEAEDNRLFKQTVSCLVLNAYADRLKQLVKSPCEVSEQTIEQAFKKGNDQFNKGCMGKKNGYPCVECKWDGNYKNCKIGDKKETVGSNLDALLQKNTEKEKLDQDISSTFNSLCDRTQCVITQWTRDRREERKAQAKNIWENQSWNDIMKTIDPLAKAMLQPDTTVHSYCKGMKAEKEAACKQIVSGLKHIYNIEADDKDYPNHKENYRIFKQTMECFILNVYSDLIKEKCPEVNNSVQQFFNLGEDLHTTECNGNNKCDQCKWDSCAHMIFRGKSLREEIKKELEKKEEITQILQKICPKAAVKPPAAPSQTKVDQRSGDTETTQQIPGKDSAPLHVPAEPEPKEKTQHESNAGKCNETDSLDGGVELCAKNPIGEIGTRPGEVQISTFSTPQRNDDDLPDGIDPSLIREGIITLDPTPTHADSQTPSTGTDTETPSGSALGPVPQIPGSGEQSDQTKGTVQGPGASADGSGSQVPTETKQAGAVDTTSGTNNDNPSGPHPPTINSNPDQTSAGQGGLGGSHTSQGGVPPATSGAVPGPTAPVVPAASPSPSADESASVTTATRTPTAAPVHNKINPSDLTPYLPTIPVFLATSVISYLLWKYFFFGKKRKRYRRTHQVSGHPSLQEQIIDPVDDHDGPHEYTLVKKRRQPRSAPTKTKRSKKQGVDRHVCHRTIIDIHLEVLDECQKVDLHSTKEDFFEILVQEFTGSKFIEEEKVPKEYVPKEEVPSSDSGFREEDLVSVECVPEEDVREEHVPSSDSGFRV comes from the exons atggcttCGAAGAAGGGTGAAGATAAGGAATTTGGCCCTCTGAAGGACAGATGGTTAAGGGAAAATGGATATGATGGGAATAATAGGAAAGCGGTGGAG ACAAAGCTATACAATGCAATAGTGCCTTGGGTGAATGCATTTGTTAAAGGAATGAATAATGATGGTAGTAGTGGACTTGCCGGACAACTATGCGAAGAAATGAAAGGGCAGAACAAAATAAGTACGGACGACGAGAAAAAAGTATGTAATTTTATTGCACAGAACTTATGGAAGATCCAAAACATTAGAGGAAGTAAATGtaatgaagaaaacgttaATAAAGAAATGGAGGAGTATGTGTATTGTACAATAATGACCTTATGGTCCACTTTATACTTATCTTCACATTGCGATAAGGAGAATGTTATAAGTACTATATttaaggaaatgaaaaatatgaacgaaCAACTTAATACAGTAGGGACTCTGAGTGCATTGAGTCCTGGAACTCAATGTGAAGGATGTACGTATGGAAATTTAGAGCAGATGGAAGTAAACACTATCAAGATGTTAGGATATATTCAATTTGCTATGAAGAAGAATACCGATGTTAtggaattaataaataaagaaccGAGGAAACCATGTCCAACACAGAACAATTCTGTATCAGGAGTAGGTCATTCCGATAAGAGCAGTGGAGTGGGTGCAGGGAATTCAGCGGACCGGGAAccggagggaaaaaaaatgagcaaagcGGATTTTAAATTCATAACCAACTTATTGGTACAATGGATAAAAGCGAAGGGTATAGACAAATTGGACAACTTTAAG gatgaaatatggaagaaattaGATGAAATATTCAGGGACATGATGGAGAATATTGGTGAAAATACGGAAACAGAAAATACATTCTGTGGTATGGAGGAAGACAATGGTATAGGTGGATTAAAAGGGTCCGTAGAGAAGGAATTATGCAAAATATTAATACAAATCTTCTTCTGGATAAATGGATTAGAACTGAAATATCAACGGAAAAATAACGTAGGGTGGCAATGGAAACCGAAAgagtggaagaaaagggaaagtgaacaagaaaaagaattgcaGGCCTACCTAAGATGTCTAGTGGGCCACGTTACCTTGATGAGAATGTTAGGAATGCACTGTGCTCTGGATAAAGTAGCGGAACATGTGGGACAGGCTGTAGACAGTTATATAAATTTCGTGGAAGAGGGAGATCAATATGGAAAATGTAAGAACGTCGATGTTAGCAGTGTAAGAATGGGTGGTAGGTTAATATGGGAACAGTTGGAACAGTGGATAAATACATATAGCAGGCCATATAATGCAACAAAAGGATTGCAGGCAgtttcaaaaatgaataccGCACTACacagaataaagaaaaaaggggaaacaaattGTCCCAAAGGAATAGAAAGTAAAGCGGACACTTTAGAATTATTAGGAATACATGGTGGGGATAAGGAACCAGACATAAGGAAGGATACTGAAACTTGGAAGAAAAACGCTTTGGGGGAAATATTAAAGGAAGCAGATAGAAACAAGGAGGACGTTGATGGATTTCAGAAAAAGATGGAAAGTATAAATGACAACCTGCAGCAGAATTTTCAGGAGTCAAAGAACAAAGGTGCAGAACAATTAGGAAGAAGTGAAGACGACAGTgaacttcctcctccaccaaTTCAATCATCCCAAAATGATGACTGCACCAACAAGGGTGACCTATGTACCCGCGTAAATTGCGTAACAAAGAAATGGGGTATAAACAGAGGTCAGGATCCAACCTGG AATAATATGGAGAATGATATTAACAACATCGCCACAGAAATGTTTAAAGAAATATCTACAAAtagcacaaaaatgaaaagttacTGTGCTGATAAAAAAACAGAGACAGATAGTAGAAGAGTCACTGCCCCAGAGATAAAGGCATGCCACTATATTACTGCAGGATTACAGCACATATACGATATTGAAATAGATCCTAGTGATTTAAATAATGGGGATAAAACAAAAACTGcagagcagaaaaagaaggaagcagaGGACAACAGGTTGTTTAAGCAAACTGTGTCATGCTTAGTTCTAAACGCTTATGCTGATAGATTGAAACAGCTCGTTAAATCCCCCTGTGAAGTCAGTGAGCAAACAATAGAACAAGCATTTAAGAAAGGGAATGACCAGTTTAATAAGGGGTGTAtgggaaagaagaatggtTATCCATGTGTTGAATGTAAATGGGATGGAAActataaaaattgtaaaataggcgataaaaaagaaacggtGGGTTCTAATTTGGATGCCTTGCTCCAGAAgaatacagaaaaagaaaaattagatCAAGATATAAGTTCTACATTTAACTCCTTATGTGATCGCACCCAGTGTGTAATAACACAGTGGACCAGGGACAGAAGGGAAGAGCGCAAAGCGCAGGCCAAAAATATTTGGGAG AATCAAAGTTGGAATGATATAATGAAAACGATCGACCCTCTTGCCAAGGCCATGCTTCAGCCAGATACCACAGTGCATAGTTACTGCAAAGGAATGAAAGCGGAGAAGGAAGCAGCATGCAAGCAAATTGTCAGTGGACTGAagcatatatacaatattgAAGCAGATGACAAGGACTATCCCAATCATAAGGAAAATTACAGAATTTTTAAGCAAACTATGGAATGCTTTATATTAAATGTGTACTCAGATCTTATTAAGGAAAAGTGTCCAGAGGTAAATAACAGCGTACAGCAGTTTTTTAATTTAGGAGAGGATCTTCACACAACTGAATGTAATGggaataataaatgtgaTCAATGTAAATGGGACTCATGTGCGCATATGATTTTCCGTGGAAAGAGTCTAcgagaagaaataaaaaaggagctcgagaagaaagaagaaataacaCAAATTCTACAGAAGATCTGTCCTAAGGCTGCAGTCAAACCACCCGCTGCACCCTCCCAGACAAAGGTAGACCAACGAAGTGGGGATACGGAGACAACACAGCAAATTCCAGGTAAGGATTCAGCACCTCTACATGTACCTGCAGAACCAGaaccaaaggaaaaaacacaacatGAAAGTAATGCAGGTAAGTGTAATGAAACGGACAGCCTCGATGGGGGTGTAGAACTTTGTGCTAAGAATCCCATTGGTGAAATAGGTACCCGGCCTGGTGAAGTTCAGATTAGTACTTTTTCCACACCACAAAGGAATGATGACGATCTTCCTGATGGAATTGATCCCTCCCTAATTCGGGAGGGCATAATAACACTTGATCCTACCCCTACACATGCAGATTCCCAAACTCCAAGCACAGGAACAGACACGGAAACTCCTTCGGGTTCCGCATTAGGGCCCGTACCCCAAATTCCAG GTTCAGGTGAACAAAGTGATCAAACCAAAGGAACTGTGCAGGGTCCTGGTGCTAGTGCTGATGGTTCTGGCTCACAGGTCCCAACAGAAACGAAGCAAGCGGGTGCAGTTGATACTACATCAGGAACTAATAATGATAACCCATCTGGACCGCACCCTCCCACTATTAACTCTAACCCGGACCAGACAAGTGCTGGTCAGGGTGGCCTAGGTGGTTCTCATACTTCACAAGGTGGTGTCCCACCTGCTACCAGTGGTGCCGTACCTGGTCCAACTGCTCCTGTTGTCCCCGCAGCTTCACCAAGTCCATCAGCGGACGAATCAGCGTCTGTTACAACAGCAACACGTACACCAACAGCAGCACCAGTTCATAACAAAATCAACCCTTCTGATCTTACCCCATatcttcctaccattcctgtaTTCCTTGCTACCTCTGTCataagttatctcctttggaag tattttttctttggtaaaaaaagaaaacgttacagaagaacTCATCAAGTGTCTGGTCATCCTTCCTTACAAGAACAGATTATTGACCCTGTGGACGACCacgatggtccacatgaatatacattAGTAAAGAAACgcagacaaccaagatctgctccaacaaaaacgaagaggtcaaaaaaacagggcgttGATCGCCATGTGTGTCACcgcaccattattgatattcatttagaagtcttagacgaatgtcaaaaagtggacctgcattcgacgaaggaagacttttttgaaattttggttcaagaatttacgggaagcaaatttatagaggaagaaaaggtccctaaggaatatgttcctaaggaagaggttccaagttcagattccgggtttagggaggaagaccttGTTTCTGTGGAATGTGTTCCTGAAGAAGATGTTCGTGAGGAAcatgttccaagttcagattccgggtttagggtgtag